One window of the Candidatus Chryseobacterium colombiense genome contains the following:
- a CDS encoding TonB-dependent siderophore receptor — protein MKKQLVTLGLLFTAVSLSAQMKNTEADTIRIQTIEDVNLHKTGNPNKAKSSSIKSNLTVMETPQPIAIVTHEIIEQQQAKQLSDVLQNVNGIYITSSRGNSQDSFGGRGFSLGNDNIFKNGGRINSGVFPEVSGLERVEVLKGANAMSYGNTAAGGIINMITKKPRFNFGGSVGINAGSWNSYKPTVDVYGPLSKNVAFRVNGTYEYAESFRDVVKSNKYYFNPSFLFNLGSKSQLIIEADYLKNDFTPDFGIGAITNTDGSYKLNNLLDRNSFLGTDWQYQNVQQASTTATFNHQINEKWTLNAIATYQSYTKDYFSTERVQWAYDKTNRLFWNRPLNRTYNEMNYTSAQVNLNGEFSTGKINHKVLIGGDADYGAADSYTYYNPDNNKVYGTSYYFGANGAAGINGQSGTLYLDDPSTWASGTQPNSATLSKSRINTRRIGFYAQDFISLTNQFKVIAGLRWSYIENMPTIRTDFKAAKNNIVDPNSTVNKIFVDNSATSDQAFSPKVGIVYMPNDNLSVFATYTNSFAANTGTDIYFTALKPTTIDQYEIGAKKNIWNNAVSFNVSLYQIRYNNYYGTAEFRADGSVNSDTTIKEYIGKLDSKGFEVDITGNPTPQLSIIGGFSYNHSVYKDTPNTLNAYVEDQRLVRTPATTANLSAFYKFSSTLQGLKVGAGIYYVGNRFAGWNDTKATLASRSNVTRMFEVDPYVTVSLSAGYDWKKFSIQGKVGNLFDTVNYNVHENYSVNPITPRNFYFTLTYKL, from the coding sequence ATGAAAAAGCAGCTGGTAACTTTAGGATTATTATTTACTGCAGTGTCTTTAAGTGCACAAATGAAAAACACTGAAGCTGATACGATCAGAATCCAAACCATTGAAGATGTAAATCTTCATAAGACCGGAAATCCGAATAAGGCAAAATCATCATCAATAAAGTCTAATCTGACCGTGATGGAAACGCCACAACCAATTGCTATCGTTACCCACGAAATCATTGAACAGCAACAGGCAAAACAACTTAGCGATGTACTTCAAAACGTAAACGGAATTTATATTACTTCTTCCAGAGGTAATTCTCAGGACAGTTTTGGGGGGCGTGGTTTCTCTTTAGGGAATGATAATATTTTCAAAAACGGAGGTAGGATAAACAGTGGTGTTTTCCCTGAAGTAAGTGGTTTGGAAAGAGTTGAAGTATTAAAAGGGGCAAATGCTATGTCGTATGGAAATACTGCTGCCGGTGGTATTATTAATATGATTACTAAAAAACCAAGATTTAACTTCGGAGGAAGCGTAGGAATAAATGCAGGAAGCTGGAATTCATATAAACCAACTGTTGACGTTTATGGTCCATTATCTAAAAATGTTGCATTTAGAGTAAACGGAACTTACGAATATGCTGAAAGTTTCAGAGATGTAGTAAAATCCAATAAATATTATTTCAATCCATCTTTCTTATTTAATCTGGGTTCCAAGTCTCAATTAATTATTGAAGCAGATTACTTGAAAAATGATTTCACTCCTGATTTTGGAATTGGTGCTATAACCAATACTGATGGTAGTTACAAATTAAATAATTTACTTGACAGAAATTCTTTCCTAGGAACAGATTGGCAATACCAAAATGTTCAGCAAGCATCTACAACCGCAACTTTCAATCATCAAATTAATGAAAAATGGACGCTGAATGCTATTGCAACCTATCAAAGCTATACGAAAGATTATTTTTCTACCGAAAGAGTTCAATGGGCTTATGATAAAACTAACAGACTGTTTTGGAACAGACCTTTAAACAGGACTTATAATGAAATGAACTATACTTCAGCACAAGTTAATTTAAACGGAGAGTTCAGCACAGGAAAAATCAACCATAAAGTATTAATAGGCGGAGATGCTGATTATGGAGCAGCAGATTCTTACACTTATTATAATCCTGATAATAACAAAGTCTACGGGACCAGCTATTATTTTGGGGCAAATGGTGCAGCAGGAATCAATGGTCAATCAGGAACATTATATCTTGATGATCCGTCAACCTGGGCTTCCGGAACACAACCAAACTCTGCAACACTGAGCAAATCAAGAATCAATACGAGAAGAATTGGTTTCTATGCTCAGGATTTCATTAGCTTAACCAATCAGTTCAAAGTTATTGCTGGTTTACGTTGGTCGTATATTGAAAATATGCCTACTATAAGAACGGATTTTAAAGCTGCTAAAAATAATATAGTTGACCCTAATTCTACTGTAAATAAAATATTCGTTGATAATTCCGCAACTTCAGACCAAGCCTTTTCTCCAAAAGTAGGAATCGTTTATATGCCTAATGATAACTTATCCGTGTTTGCAACTTATACCAATTCATTTGCAGCTAATACTGGTACAGATATTTATTTTACTGCTTTAAAGCCTACAACAATTGATCAATACGAAATTGGGGCAAAGAAAAACATATGGAACAACGCCGTTTCGTTCAATGTATCTTTATATCAAATCAGATACAACAACTATTATGGAACAGCAGAATTCAGAGCAGATGGTTCAGTAAATAGCGACACTACTATCAAAGAATATATTGGCAAATTAGACAGCAAAGGTTTTGAAGTAGATATTACGGGAAATCCTACACCACAGCTTTCTATTATTGGAGGATTCTCATACAATCATTCTGTTTACAAAGATACCCCAAACACACTGAATGCTTATGTAGAAGATCAAAGATTAGTCAGAACTCCTGCAACAACAGCAAATTTGTCTGCATTTTATAAATTCAGCAGCACATTACAAGGTCTGAAAGTGGGAGCAGGAATATACTATGTTGGAAATAGATTTGCAGGCTGGAATGATACCAAAGCAACATTAGCTAGCAGAAGCAATGTGACCAGAATGTTTGAAGTAGATCCTTATGTTACTGTTTCACTATCTGCAGGCTACGACTGGAAGAAGTTCTCAATTCAAGGAAAAGTTGGAAACCTGTTTGACACCGTAAACTATAATGTACATGAAAACTATTCGGTAAACCCTATTACACCAAGAAATTTCTATTTCACATTGACCTATAAACTGTAA
- a CDS encoding PepSY domain-containing protein, with translation MDKIKDTRSFMRVTHRYLGFFLAGIMAVYAISGVLLIYRDTDFLKKEKKIDKVIAKNLSEKELGKELRLKNLEVEKTEGSVLKFKQGTYDAATGQAKYTKKELPFVLDKMTKLHKSQSKDTLSPLNAFFGIALFFFVISSFWMFSPKTKAFKRGMVFTIVGLIVSIILIFI, from the coding sequence ATGGATAAGATTAAAGACACAAGAAGTTTCATGAGAGTTACCCACCGTTATCTCGGGTTCTTTCTTGCCGGCATTATGGCAGTTTATGCAATAAGTGGAGTGTTATTGATTTACAGGGACACTGATTTTCTAAAAAAAGAAAAGAAAATTGATAAGGTCATTGCCAAAAACCTTTCTGAAAAAGAGCTGGGAAAAGAATTAAGACTTAAAAACCTGGAAGTAGAGAAAACAGAAGGCAGTGTTTTAAAATTCAAACAGGGAACTTATGATGCAGCTACAGGTCAGGCAAAGTATACCAAAAAAGAGCTTCCTTTTGTACTGGATAAAATGACAAAACTTCATAAATCTCAGTCAAAAGACACCCTTTCTCCGTTAAATGCTTTTTTCGGAATTGCATTATTTTTCTTTGTGATCTCAAGTTTCTGGATGTTCAGTCCTAAAACAAAAGCATTCAAACGCGGAATGGTGTTTACCATTGTAGGGCTTATTGTTTCAATCATTCTTATTTTTATATAA